AATCAGTCAGTTCACATGCCATATATACACGTCCTTAAAGTTTATCGCGCGCCGCGGTTACGGCCGCGCCGTTATCCACTGCTGGATGCGCTCGGCCTTTGGAAGATATTCTATATCCTTCCACGTATAGAAGAAGCCGCTTGCGTTCTCTACGGTATAGCCGTCCTGATTGTGGTCCAGCACGTCGTACGGGTCCATAAAGATAAGCACGTCGTCCTCGACATTTGCGGTCTTCATCGTGTCATAGCCGATGATGACGCGCCAGTGGCCGCCCCAGTACATGTTTTCGACAAAGACGGGCGTGCCCTCTTTGAGGTTTTTAACGACGAACTCCATAAAGGCCTTGGGGTCGTCAAAATCTCCGGCTTTGCCCTTCGGACGGTCAAGGCTCGACCGCACCTTCCAGCCTATCTCCTTAAAAAACTTTACCATGCCGCTGGTGGAG
This DNA window, taken from Cloacibacillus sp., encodes the following:
- a CDS encoding C39 family peptidase; protein product: MIKIKHLAVALLITLAISMPAAAARTVPYPPYFDTKSSGASSYNGAGNVKASPYFTAPDFYEMKSADGLTFVSNFPTYQQTTETTCGPAAALTVLDYFGNKKYDEQMLAILMGTLNKPKPNGEMGTSTSGMVKFFKEIGWKVRSSLDRPKGKAGDFDDPKAFMEFVVKNLKEGTPVFVENMYWGGHWRVIIGYDTMKTANVEDDVLIFMDPYDVLDHNQDGYTVENASGFFYTWKDIEYLPKAERIQQWITARP